From Coffea arabica cultivar ET-39 chromosome 2e, Coffea Arabica ET-39 HiFi, whole genome shotgun sequence, the proteins below share one genomic window:
- the LOC113730847 gene encoding sulfite exporter TauE/SafE family protein 2-like has protein sequence MQVQRNLKWMVFLFIILTTFKSGHAKETQPILEKLDQFLNTALEWRANQQMQLQSQDSKLKPTVSVMISGALCFVAASISSAGGIGGGGLFIPILSIVAGLDLKTATSFSAFMVTGGSIANVACNMIIKGKKNGGKTLIDYDIALLSEPCMLLGVSIGVICNLMLPEWLITIMFACFLAWSTFKTFKSGISYWKLESEWMSKNRCQKLESGMLIDGKSGETVQSSEEPLLQKETSLKFDIPWQKLGMLVAIWFCFFVLYLLRGNRYGQGIIVMQTCGVGYWIISSTQIPLCIIFTLWILYSRKSNTNQFQQQELGSDAKNQGPNMFVFPIMALLAGGLGGVFGIGGGMLISPLLLQVGIAPEVTAATCSFMVFFSSTMSAFQYLLLGMDHVYAAIIYAIICFIASIIGLVIVQGAIAKQGRASLIVFSVGIVMAVSTILMSSFGAVDVWRDYITGKYMGFKKPC, from the exons ATGCAAGTGCAAAGAAATTTGAAATGGATGGTTTTTCTATTTATCATCCTGACAACATTCAAATCAGGCCATGCAAAAGAAACACAGCCCATTTTAGAAAAACTTGATCAATTCTTGAATACAGCTCTTGAATGGAGGGCTAATCAGCAGATGCAACTGCAATCCCAAGATTCCAAATTGAAGCCTACAGTTTCCGTGATGATATCAGGAGCTTTATGCTTTGTAGCAGCATCCATATCAAGTGCTGGCGGGATAGGAGGTGGTGGGCTATTCATACCAATTCTGTCTATAGTTGCTGGATTAGACCTCAAAACAGCCACAAGCTTTTCAGCATTTATGGTCACAGGAGGGTCAATTGCTAATGTTGCGTGCAATATGATcatcaaaggaaagaaaaatggcggTAAGACATTGATTGATTACGATATAGCACTTTTATCCGAGCCATGCATGCTCCTGGGAGTCAGTATTGGAGTGATCTGTAATCTTATGCTCCCTGAATGGCTCATTACAATCATGTTTGCTTGTTTTCTTGCTTGGTCCACATTCAAGACATTCAAATCAGGAATATCGTATTGGAAATTGGAATCAGAGTGGATGAGCAAAAATAGATGCCAAAAATTGGAAAGCGGGATGTTAATTGATGGGAAAAGTGGAGAGACTGTTCAGAGCTCGGAAGAGCCTTTATTGCagaaagaaacaagtttaaaattCGACATACCATGGCAGAAGCTGGGGATGTTGGTCGCGATATGGTTTTGCTTCTTTGTTCTCTATCTTCTTCGGGGGAATCGCTATGGACAG GGAATTATAGTTATGCAGACTTGTGGAGTGGGATACTGGATCATCTCATCGACCCAAATTCCTCTTTGCATAATCTTCACTTTATGGATTTTGTATAGCAGAAAAAGCAACACAAATCAGTTTCAGCAGCAG GAATTAGGAAGTGACGCGAAAAATCAAGGGCCAAACATGTTCGTGTTCCCAATCATGGCGCTGTTAGCAGGGGGGTTGGGTGGTGTTTTTGGAATTGGAGGCGGAATGCTGATAAGTCCACTTCTTCTGCAAGTTGGCATAGCTCCTGAA GTTACGGCGGCTACCTGTTCATTCATGGTATTCTTCTCCTCAACAATGTCAGCTTTTCAGTATTTACTCTTGGGAATGGACCATGTCTACGCTGCCATCATATATGCAATAATTTGTTTTATTGCCTCGATTATTGGTCTGGTTATTGTACAAGGTGCTATAGCGAAGCAGGGAAGAGCCTCGCTCATTGTGTTTTCAGTTGGTATAGTGATGGCTGTGAGCACTATTCTGATGTCTAGTTTTGGAGCTGTTGACGTCTGGAGGGACTACATTACTGGAAAATATATGGGATTCAAGAAGCCCTGttga
- the LOC113730848 gene encoding transcription factor bHLH115 — MASPEEDSNWVFDFGLIEDIPVPGGDLPPLDPGFQNWSNNSFYNPNSVELDGAFQSSQSRKEASSRKRARSGPCSATDSKAYREKMRRDKLNDRFQELSFLLDPERPPKVDKSAILGDATRMLIQLRDEAEKLKESYERLQEKVNELKAEKNELRDEKQKQKAEKDKLEHQLKALSSQTGFLSNPSAILAPFVAPHQVFSSKMTPFVGYPGTSMWHFMPPAAVDTSEDHVLRPPVA, encoded by the exons ATGGCATCTCCGGAGGAAGACTCCAACTGGGTTTTCGATTTTGGATTGATTGAAGACATTCCGGTTCCTGGTGGTGACCTTCCTCCTCTTGATCCCGGTTTTCAAAATTGGTCCAACAATTcattttacaatccaaacag TGTGGAACTTGATGGTGCATTCCAAAGTTCACAGAGCAGGAAAGAAGCTTCCTCAAGAAAGAG GGCAAGGTCTGGACCATGCAGTGCAACAGATTCCAAAGCATACAGGGAGAAAATGCGTAGGGATAAATTGAACGATAG gTTCCAAGAATTAAGTTTTCTCCTGGATCCTGAAAGACCCCCAAAAGTGGATAAGTCTGCTATACTAGGCGATGCCACAAGGATGTTGATTCAGTTGAGAGATGAGGCCGAGAAGTTGAAGGAGTCATATGAGAGATTACAAGAGAAGGTTAATGAATTAAAG GCTGAGAAAAATGAACTTCGTGATGAGAAGCAGAAGCAAAAGGCAGAAAAGGACAAACTTGAACACCAATTAAAAGCCTTAAGCTCTCAAACTGGCTTTTTATCCAACCCTTCTGCAATTCTAGCTCCATTTGTAGCTCCGCATCAAGTTTTCAGCAGCAAGATGACACCATTTGTTGGCTATCCTGGAACATCGATGTGGCATTTTATGCCACCTGCTGCAGTTGACACTTCGGAAGATCATGTCCTACGTCCACCAGTTGCTTAA
- the LOC113730849 gene encoding thioredoxin-like protein CXXS1 isoform X1: MEGQEHQSKSRVVKVDSLESWNFHVNQATTRGNPIVAHFSASWCMPSVAMNPFFEELASDFQDVSFLSVDVDEVKEVATKYEVKAMPTFLLIKEGASVDKLVGANPDEIRKRIESLVQSTPAPLA, translated from the exons atggaagggCAGGAGCATCAAAGTAAGTCAAGAGTTGTCAAGGTGGATTCGCTGGAGTCCTGGAATTTTCATGTTAATCAGGCAACAACTCGAGGCAATCCT ATTGTGGCACACTTTTCAGCTTCTTGGTGTATGCCATCAGTGGCAATGAATCCGTTCTTTGAGGAATTGGCTTCAGATTTTCAAGATGTTTCCTTTTTGTCCGTTGATGTGGATGAAGTCAAG GAGGTTGCAACCAAGTATGAAGTAAAAGCCATGCCAACATTTCTCCTGATCAAGGAAGGAGCTTCCGTTGACAAACTGGTGGGTGCCAATCCTGATGAAATTCGGAAGAGGATAGAGAGTCTCGTTCAGTCGACTCCTGCTCCATTGGCATAA
- the LOC113730849 gene encoding thioredoxin-like protein CXXS1 isoform X2 encodes MEGQEHQSKSRVVKVDSLESWNFHVNQATTRGNPIVAHFSASWCMPSVAMNPFFEELASDFQDVSFLSVDVDEVKNSPNQRVAWIKADNTRLQPSMK; translated from the exons atggaagggCAGGAGCATCAAAGTAAGTCAAGAGTTGTCAAGGTGGATTCGCTGGAGTCCTGGAATTTTCATGTTAATCAGGCAACAACTCGAGGCAATCCT ATTGTGGCACACTTTTCAGCTTCTTGGTGTATGCCATCAGTGGCAATGAATCCGTTCTTTGAGGAATTGGCTTCAGATTTTCAAGATGTTTCCTTTTTGTCCGTTGATGTGGATGAAGTCAAG AATTCTCCAAACCAAAGAGTTGCCTGGATAAAAGCTGATAATAC GAGGTTGCAACCAAGTATGAAGTAA
- the LOC113730849 gene encoding thioredoxin-like protein CXXS1 isoform X3: protein MEGQEHQSKSRVVKVDSLESWNFHVNQATTRGNPIVAHFSASWCMPSVAMNPFFEELASDFQDVSFLSVDVDEVKNSPNQRVAWIKADNTCRIDK from the exons atggaagggCAGGAGCATCAAAGTAAGTCAAGAGTTGTCAAGGTGGATTCGCTGGAGTCCTGGAATTTTCATGTTAATCAGGCAACAACTCGAGGCAATCCT ATTGTGGCACACTTTTCAGCTTCTTGGTGTATGCCATCAGTGGCAATGAATCCGTTCTTTGAGGAATTGGCTTCAGATTTTCAAGATGTTTCCTTTTTGTCCGTTGATGTGGATGAAGTCAAG AATTCTCCAAACCAAAGAGTTGCCTGGATAAAAGCTGATAATAC TTGTAGAATAGATAAATAG
- the LOC113730850 gene encoding oxygen-evolving enhancer protein 3-2, chloroplastic-like, whose translation MAQAMASMAGLRGSSQAVLDGSLQLSGSGRLSTSSTTRIALARPGFSVRAQQGSGETETSRRAMLGLVAAGIASGSFVQAALAEARAIKVGGPPPPSGGLPGTLNSDIPRDLDLPLKDRFFIQALSPAGAAARAKDSAKDIINVKGLIDKKAWPYVQNDLRLKAELLRYDLNTVISAKPKDEKKQLKDLTGKLFQTISDLDHAAKIKSTPEAEKYYAATVSTLNDVLSKLG comes from the exons ATGGCCCAAGCTATGGCTTCAATGGCAGGATTACGTGGATCCTCTCAAGCTGTGCTGGATGGCAGCCTCCAGCTCAGCGGGTCTGGCCGCTTGAGCACATCCAGCACCACCAGAATTGCCTTGGCTAGACCAGGATTCAGCGTTAGAGCCCAGCAAGGATCAGGCGAGACCGAAACAAGCCGCCGAGCCATGTTGGGGCTTGTTGCAGCTGGGATTGCCTCAGGATCTTTTGTTCAGGCAGCGCTTGCTGAAGCCAGGGCAATCAAGGTTGGAGGACCACCACCGCCCTCTGGCGGGTTGC CCGGAACTTTGAACTCAGACATTCCGAGAGACCTTGATTTGCCACTGAAGGACCGTTTCTTCATTCAGGCGCTGTCACCGGCTGGGGCAGCAGCGAGGGCGAAGGATAGTGCCAAGGATATTATTAATGTAAAGGGATTGATAGACAAGAAGGCTTGGCCTTATGTACAAAATGACCTTCGTCTAAAGGCCGAATTACTTCGCTATGATCTCAACACTGTCATCTCAGCAAAACCCAAAGATGAGAAGAAACAGCTGAAAGATCTCACCGGGAAGCTGTTCCAGACCATCAGCGAT TTGGATCATGCAGCGAAGATCAAGAGCACTCCTGAAGCAGAGAAGTACTATGCAGCAACTGTATCTACTTTAAATGATGTTCTATCAAAACTTGGTTAA